The Paenibacillus sp. MBLB1832 genome has a window encoding:
- a CDS encoding carbohydrate ABC transporter permease encodes MKREINISKIVLTAVMLLVGLIFLLPFLWMISASMKREIDVFTYPIEWIPHTWRFVENYSEVWFGENPFALFYWNSVKVTVLTTLLSVLVSSMAAYAFSHIEFRGKSTMFLIVLATFMIPSHSILVPQFIIFKYLKLYDTHLGLILLGSLSALGTFMLRQFFLGLHKDYIDAARMDGAGHFQIFLGIALPLVRPALATYAILRFIWSWNDYAHPLVFIRSEELETIQLGIHKFASESGVYFSLIMAGTVSAIIPLVLIFILGQKHVLEGVALGGVKG; translated from the coding sequence ATGAAGAGAGAGATAAATATAAGCAAAATTGTGTTGACTGCCGTGATGCTGCTAGTGGGCCTGATCTTCCTGCTGCCGTTTCTGTGGATGATCTCAGCCTCTATGAAACGTGAAATAGATGTATTTACTTATCCCATTGAGTGGATTCCTCATACCTGGCGTTTTGTTGAGAACTATTCCGAGGTTTGGTTCGGTGAGAACCCTTTTGCCCTCTTTTACTGGAATTCGGTGAAGGTAACAGTGTTAACAACCCTGCTGTCCGTTCTGGTTTCTAGTATGGCAGCATATGCGTTTTCTCATATTGAATTTCGTGGCAAAAGCACGATGTTCCTGATTGTTCTAGCCACATTTATGATTCCGTCCCATTCGATTCTGGTCCCCCAGTTTATCATATTTAAGTATCTCAAGCTCTACGATACACACTTGGGTTTAATCCTGCTAGGTTCTCTGAGTGCCCTGGGCACATTCATGCTACGGCAGTTTTTCTTGGGGCTTCACAAAGATTATATCGACGCTGCCCGAATGGACGGAGCCGGGCATTTCCAAATCTTCCTTGGCATTGCTTTGCCGTTGGTGCGGCCTGCTCTCGCCACTTATGCCATACTACGCTTTATCTGGTCTTGGAACGACTATGCGCATCCACTTGTTTTCATTAGGTCCGAGGAGCTGGAGACAATCCAGCTGGGCATTCATAAGTTCGCCTCGGAGAGCGGAGTGTACTTCTCATTAATCATGGCGGGAACGGTTTCAGCGATTATTCCTTTGGTCCTGATCTTTATCCTTGGACAGAAGCATGTGCTCGAGGGTGTAGCCTTAGGCGGAGTGAAGGGATAA
- a CDS encoding carbohydrate ABC transporter permease, with protein sequence MRVQTMPYQEISAKKVKQKKNYENLHGYTFVAPMMIGLLIFTVIPTIISLLLSFTEWSFISGIDKIKFVGVKNYAMLLDDQVFLESLMNNLKLLVVVPVQMVLALLLAVIIDKFVYFKNVMKVIFFMPYISSIVAVAIVFQLLFHPSYGPINQFLRGIGITDPPKWLADIHYALPSVMIIMVWVGVGFCMIIYMAALQAIPKELYESAELDGAGAVRKFKSITFPLVSPTTFFLLVTGLISSFKSFDIIKVLTNGGPSESTSVVTLYLYSTAFESLKTGYASSMAWVLFGCVLLITVVQIYGQKKWVNY encoded by the coding sequence ATGAGGGTACAAACAATGCCATACCAGGAAATTTCAGCAAAGAAGGTCAAGCAGAAGAAGAATTATGAAAATTTGCACGGATATACCTTCGTTGCCCCTATGATGATAGGTTTACTCATTTTCACAGTAATTCCTACAATCATTTCTTTGTTACTAAGCTTTACGGAGTGGAGCTTCATCTCGGGTATAGACAAAATAAAGTTTGTCGGTGTTAAAAATTATGCAATGCTTCTTGACGATCAGGTTTTTCTGGAGTCGCTAATGAACAATCTGAAGTTGCTCGTAGTCGTTCCCGTGCAGATGGTACTGGCGTTACTGCTGGCAGTCATTATCGATAAATTCGTTTACTTCAAGAATGTCATGAAGGTCATCTTCTTCATGCCGTACATCTCAAGTATCGTTGCCGTGGCGATTGTGTTCCAGTTGCTGTTTCACCCGTCTTATGGTCCGATCAATCAATTCTTGAGAGGAATCGGGATCACGGATCCACCGAAGTGGCTAGCTGATATCCATTATGCGCTTCCATCGGTCATGATAATTATGGTGTGGGTAGGCGTAGGGTTCTGTATGATTATCTATATGGCAGCGCTGCAGGCGATCCCGAAGGAACTTTATGAATCAGCCGAGCTGGATGGGGCTGGAGCGGTTCGCAAGTTTAAGAGCATCACTTTCCCGCTTGTGTCGCCTACGACCTTTTTCTTGCTCGTTACCGGCCTGATCAGTTCATTTAAGTCATTTGACATCATTAAGGTATTGACGAATGGGGGGCCTTCAGAATCGACATCGGTAGTAACCTTGTATTTATACTCGACAGCCTTCGAGAGTCTCAAGACAGGCTATGCGTCATCAATGGCTTGGGTGTTGTTCGGTTGTGTGCTCCTGATTACGGTTGTACAAATTTATGGGCAGAAGAAGTGGGTTAATTACTAG
- a CDS encoding glycoside hydrolase family 66 protein: MTIVIEIANPTDTSLMLNLGANFSFLEKQVEVYGSDVWTQPFEITKHEMVVAPKDTVFNGYGVDVFLYEQNILNHEHATSFDVVSNWRKSIRYGFLSDFNTSKLGVTADVAYINKLHLNVVQFYDWMYKHDDLILPLDKFRDLMGMPRTKEVGIRHRRRNEDQLWDDTLYITKKTTIPFKNGYELSFCLENLEILKNRKFFTVMHFKLFYSSQ, from the coding sequence ATTACCATCGTCATTGAGATCGCCAATCCGACGGATACGTCGCTCATGCTCAACTTGGGCGCGAATTTTTCATTCTTAGAAAAGCAAGTGGAGGTTTATGGTAGCGATGTGTGGACTCAACCATTTGAGATAACGAAGCACGAGATGGTGGTCGCTCCTAAGGATACTGTCTTTAACGGCTATGGTGTGGATGTCTTTCTCTATGAGCAGAACATTCTGAATCACGAGCATGCGACTTCCTTCGATGTGGTATCGAATTGGCGCAAGTCCATACGTTATGGCTTTCTGAGTGATTTCAATACTTCGAAGTTGGGCGTTACAGCGGATGTGGCATATATCAACAAGCTGCATTTAAATGTGGTGCAATTTTATGACTGGATGTATAAGCATGACGATCTCATTCTGCCTCTGGATAAATTTCGCGATTTAATGGGAATGCCGAGAACGAAGGAAGTAGGCATACGTCACAGGCGAAGGAACGAAGATCAGCTTTGGGATGATACGCTTTATATAACAAAAAAGACAACTATTCCATTTAAAAATGGATATGAGTTGTCTTTTTGTTTAGAGAATTTGGAAATTCTGAAAAACAGAAAGTTCTTCACCGTCATGCACTTCAAACTTTTCTATAGTAGTCAATAA
- a CDS encoding TniQ family protein: MRIFIQIKHLKNQLDIYPDESISGYLFRLSQSNHYHNINYLSKYLCLSFYQAQNNQFHRESLSKLNDLNGGLVNFGLNNGFELEERIGSDLYTKILMRNKVKYCPLCIQDKYYHRTIWMLVPCHLCIEHKVKLVDQCPNCDCFISMAAFINQKCAKCFFEFVETEPIVIGNNIFVESQMQISYGFWNDNFKVIKNCNFVNFLKLAFHSFHLLNGAPDYISLTLENLSIFHNRSKGEKSGFMLATAIANVYWMYNEFPNHFLIVLDNFITRNRGQLNYEKLKAFDELFGVKDFLWVQEAYDAYFINQVDRGKIRRDFSIFKKNPHLLTKRTNVRREEVRQLTGIAYEKLEELSDYQELKLEKILSNGISRYLVEKATLDNYLIERSH; the protein is encoded by the coding sequence ATGAGAATTTTTATTCAAATAAAGCATTTAAAAAACCAACTAGATATTTATCCAGATGAGAGTATTTCAGGTTATCTTTTCAGATTGTCTCAGAGTAATCATTATCATAATATTAATTATTTATCTAAATACCTTTGTTTATCATTTTACCAAGCGCAAAATAATCAATTCCATCGAGAATCTCTAAGTAAACTTAATGACTTGAATGGCGGCCTTGTAAATTTTGGGCTAAACAATGGATTTGAATTAGAAGAACGTATTGGGTCAGATTTATATACTAAAATATTGATGAGAAATAAAGTGAAGTACTGTCCGCTGTGCATTCAGGATAAATATTATCACCGAACAATCTGGATGTTGGTCCCTTGTCATTTATGTATTGAGCATAAAGTGAAATTGGTGGATCAATGCCCTAACTGTGATTGCTTTATAAGTATGGCTGCATTTATTAATCAAAAATGTGCTAAATGTTTTTTTGAGTTCGTTGAAACAGAACCAATAGTAATTGGAAATAATATTTTTGTAGAGTCACAAATGCAAATATCCTATGGCTTTTGGAATGATAATTTTAAGGTTATCAAGAATTGTAATTTTGTTAATTTTTTGAAGTTAGCTTTCCACAGCTTCCATTTGCTTAATGGTGCCCCTGATTATATCTCTCTAACACTAGAGAACCTGTCGATATTTCATAATCGTTCCAAAGGTGAAAAAAGTGGATTTATGCTGGCAACTGCTATAGCAAATGTGTATTGGATGTATAATGAATTCCCAAATCATTTCTTAATTGTTTTAGATAATTTCATAACGCGTAATCGCGGACAATTAAATTATGAGAAATTAAAAGCATTTGATGAACTCTTCGGTGTTAAGGATTTTTTATGGGTCCAAGAAGCTTACGATGCTTATTTCATTAATCAAGTAGATAGAGGGAAAATAAGAAGGGATTTTTCAATTTTTAAGAAGAATCCACATTTACTAACAAAAAGAACGAATGTGCGGAGAGAAGAGGTTAGACAACTCACTGGGATAGCTTATGAAAAGCTAGAAGAACTAAGTGATTATCAGGAGTTGAAGCTCGAAAAAATTTTATCTAATGGGATATCAAGGTATTTAGTCGAGAAAGCAACCTTGGATAACTATTTAATCGAAAGGAGTCACTAA
- a CDS encoding helix-turn-helix domain-containing protein: MSDPTLKLIGERIRDLRKQRGFSQEQLGELADFHYTYIGGVERAEKNISVLNLAKIATALNVGLYDLLEYTRQKSRTKDKSDDLEQIVNLLLSLKSSEVKKVKNILLEMYE; encoded by the coding sequence ATGTCAGATCCTACTTTAAAATTAATTGGTGAACGAATACGTGATTTACGTAAGCAAAGAGGATTCTCACAAGAACAATTAGGGGAATTAGCTGATTTTCACTATACATATATTGGTGGAGTAGAACGTGCAGAAAAAAACATCTCCGTTCTAAATCTTGCAAAAATTGCGACAGCACTGAACGTTGGATTGTATGACTTATTGGAATATACTAGGCAAAAAAGCCGAACCAAAGATAAATCAGATGATTTGGAGCAAATTGTAAATTTGCTACTTTCTTTAAAATCCAGCGAGGTAAAAAAAGTAAAGAACATCCTACTGGAAATGTATGAATAA
- a CDS encoding TniQ family protein → MRSLPNLIDKYPDESLEGFLCRFALVNHREVKDLELGYLRSDASEENINKYLASISILTGQDISKDFLFPFKWYLKGLTLPEWKNHYYTRFCPNCIKEKTYHRTIWSLSHHTSCIKHLIYLIENCYYCHKKIKIEDVTKGRCGTCHCLLKHTPVVDVNNEKEYVTEDGGFKEIGCLYLRHSLNETEQIYLTRWLSYYLVDRTKLFNLNLNSTEKQRLAKGYYHEIVLQRRFLSLAHDLLSAWPSKLVLFLRIHFNGSYDKVKEFMFKFVYSMPYENIKKLLWKVHERERGYKDIRFEHQYYDHNFLLIEDLLEINNIPEEILHRIIKKNKLEFIKHPRNNLNIINSECIPLIQNQVRNYSGKINFISVGAVAKRWNVSIKTAKLICEMFEVPSRSILESVCFKLSELEVLDQKATQYIAVQDLLDKSIWSKDTLIEYLSRRNIEIVFRSRINRWEYLYLREDAMNAFNVLSNNKSDYLTRREVINQLGKELFKAGQLDVYYSSGGKTDAPHFLKFDVNHVISMFEKHENIKEVFKIRNKEIFMRNMIKK, encoded by the coding sequence ATGAGATCATTACCAAATTTAATTGATAAATATCCTGATGAATCATTAGAAGGTTTTTTGTGTAGATTTGCTCTAGTAAATCATCGCGAAGTCAAAGATTTGGAATTAGGGTACCTTAGAAGTGACGCTTCTGAAGAAAATATTAATAAATATCTTGCATCAATATCAATTTTGACTGGACAGGATATATCCAAGGACTTTTTATTTCCTTTTAAATGGTATCTCAAAGGACTAACTTTACCTGAATGGAAAAACCATTACTATACGCGATTTTGCCCGAATTGTATAAAAGAAAAGACATATCATAGGACTATTTGGTCACTGAGTCACCACACGTCTTGTATAAAACATTTAATATATTTAATAGAAAATTGTTATTATTGTCACAAAAAAATAAAAATTGAGGATGTAACGAAAGGGAGGTGTGGTACTTGTCATTGCTTGTTGAAGCATACTCCGGTTGTTGATGTTAATAATGAAAAAGAGTATGTGACAGAGGATGGTGGATTTAAAGAAATAGGTTGTTTATATTTAAGGCATTCATTAAATGAAACAGAACAAATATATTTAACAAGGTGGCTATCATATTATTTGGTAGATAGAACAAAGCTTTTTAATTTAAATTTAAATTCAACTGAGAAACAAAGACTTGCTAAGGGGTACTACCATGAAATAGTTTTACAAAGAAGATTTTTATCACTTGCTCATGATTTACTCTCAGCATGGCCGTCAAAACTAGTTTTATTTTTAAGAATTCATTTTAACGGATCGTACGATAAAGTAAAGGAGTTTATGTTCAAATTTGTTTATTCAATGCCTTATGAAAATATTAAGAAATTACTCTGGAAAGTTCATGAGCGTGAAAGGGGATATAAAGATATTCGTTTTGAACATCAATACTACGATCACAATTTTTTATTAATAGAAGACCTTTTAGAAATTAATAATATTCCTGAAGAGATACTTCATCGAATTATAAAAAAAAATAAATTGGAATTTATAAAACATCCTAGAAATAATCTCAATATTATTAATTCAGAGTGTATTCCACTTATACAAAATCAAGTCAGAAATTACTCTGGAAAGATAAATTTTATCTCTGTAGGTGCTGTAGCTAAAAGATGGAATGTTAGTATTAAAACAGCGAAATTGATTTGTGAGATGTTTGAGGTTCCGAGTCGGAGTATTCTTGAATCAGTATGCTTCAAACTATCTGAGTTAGAAGTTCTCGATCAAAAAGCGACTCAGTATATCGCAGTCCAAGATCTATTAGATAAAAGTATTTGGAGCAAAGATACTTTAATAGAGTATTTAAGTAGAAGAAATATTGAAATAGTTTTTCGGTCGAGAATAAATCGATGGGAATATTTATATTTAAGAGAAGATGCAATGAATGCATTTAATGTCTTGAGTAATAACAAAAGTGATTACCTAACTAGACGTGAAGTGATTAATCAATTAGGTAAGGAGCTTTTTAAAGCTGGGCAATTGGATGTGTACTATTCTTCAGGCGGTAAAACGGATGCTCCACATTTTTTGAAATTTGATGTGAATCATGTGATTAGTATGTTTGAGAAACATGAAAATATTAAGGAAGTTTTTAAAATTCGTAATAAAGAGATTTTCATGAGAAATATGATCAAGAAGTAG
- a CDS encoding adenosylcobalamin-dependent ribonucleoside-diphosphate reductase yields the protein MGNGYTSKKLTGLSEKIFLDRYALKDADTSQAKVGDTVLVLTKDDPKFPAKEVGEIVSREGNTVKVLTRSGETVESAVEKLTLNREKTPEEMWDRLAGAMASVEATPEKRAEWTEKFKYVLNDWKLVPGGRIAAGADASDELTLFNCYVIPSPHDSRGGIMSTLSEMTEIMSRGGGVGINLSSLRPRRSIVKGVNGSSSGAVSWGGLFSYTTGLIEQGGSRRGALMLMINDWHPDLEDFITVKSTMGQITNANLSVCVSNGFMKAVKEDLEWELVFPDTTDPDYDTQWNGDLAAWKALGKSVKPYRTVRAREVWHTIIESAWKSAEPGVVFLEYYNQMSNSWYFNPIICTNPCGEQGLPAWGVCNLSAINLSKFYDEANHDVDWEDLAKVVRYSTRFLDNVIDKTPYHFEENRANQKNERRVGLGTMGLAELMIKLKIRYGSPESLVFLDKIYGFMAREAYLASAEIAGEKGSFQAFIADKFMESGFMKKMTSVYPEVGEAIREQGMRNVTVITQAPTGSTGTMVGTSTGIEPYFAFEYFRQSRLGFDKQYVPIAQEWKDAHPDQDLPDYFVTSMSLTAEDHIRAQAAIQTWVDSSISKTANCPSDFTVEETKRLYELAFDLGCKGVTIYRDGSRDVQVLSTSSDKKEETKVETQPEVAPVAVAAEALVENESFTSISSKLAVNVDAKTEQVFDKQYKRRPQILRGATYKVNTPFGMAYITINDMNGTPSEIFLNVGKAGSDVFAMSEALGRVCSLFLRYGDHGDKVKLLVKHLKGIGGSGAIGFGNNRVESIADAVAKALEQHDEVMSEPDDARNYVTATSEVLEAAPAAAVAAYSGHAASNATSVASKDLCTACGSASLVNSEGCKNCVNCGYSRCS from the coding sequence ATGGGGAATGGCTACACCAGTAAGAAGTTGACGGGTTTGAGCGAGAAAATATTTCTGGATCGGTATGCGCTGAAGGATGCAGATACGAGTCAAGCGAAAGTGGGAGACACTGTTCTCGTACTGACCAAAGATGATCCGAAATTTCCAGCCAAAGAAGTTGGTGAAATTGTTAGCCGTGAGGGAAATACAGTGAAGGTTCTGACACGCAGCGGTGAAACGGTTGAATCTGCGGTTGAGAAGCTGACATTAAATAGAGAAAAGACACCTGAGGAAATGTGGGATCGTTTGGCAGGAGCGATGGCCTCCGTCGAGGCAACACCTGAGAAGCGCGCAGAATGGACCGAGAAATTCAAGTATGTATTGAATGATTGGAAGCTTGTACCTGGCGGTCGAATCGCGGCTGGCGCGGATGCGAGTGACGAGTTGACGCTGTTCAACTGCTATGTCATTCCATCACCGCATGATAGTCGCGGCGGTATTATGAGCACCCTGTCGGAGATGACAGAAATCATGTCGCGCGGCGGCGGCGTAGGAATCAATTTATCTTCCTTGCGACCAAGACGTTCCATTGTCAAAGGCGTGAATGGATCGTCAAGCGGCGCTGTTTCGTGGGGCGGCTTGTTCAGCTATACAACGGGCTTAATCGAGCAAGGTGGGAGCCGCCGCGGAGCGCTTATGCTTATGATCAATGACTGGCATCCGGATTTGGAGGATTTCATTACAGTGAAGTCCACGATGGGGCAAATTACGAACGCCAACTTGTCGGTGTGTGTGAGTAACGGCTTTATGAAAGCTGTGAAGGAAGACTTGGAGTGGGAGCTTGTATTCCCTGATACGACTGATCCTGATTACGATACACAGTGGAACGGTGACTTGGCAGCTTGGAAAGCATTAGGCAAATCGGTTAAGCCATATCGTACGGTGCGTGCACGGGAAGTATGGCATACAATTATTGAGTCCGCTTGGAAATCCGCAGAGCCTGGCGTTGTGTTCCTTGAGTATTATAACCAAATGTCGAACAGTTGGTATTTTAATCCGATTATTTGTACGAATCCGTGTGGAGAACAGGGATTGCCTGCATGGGGAGTGTGTAATTTATCCGCGATTAACTTATCCAAGTTCTATGATGAAGCGAACCACGATGTGGATTGGGAAGATCTCGCTAAAGTCGTTCGCTACTCAACGCGTTTCTTAGATAACGTGATTGATAAAACGCCGTATCATTTTGAAGAGAATCGAGCGAACCAGAAGAACGAACGCCGTGTAGGTCTTGGCACGATGGGACTTGCTGAGCTTATGATCAAATTGAAAATTCGTTATGGCAGCCCGGAATCCTTAGTATTCCTGGATAAAATTTATGGCTTTATGGCGAGAGAAGCTTATCTGGCATCTGCAGAAATTGCAGGAGAAAAGGGTTCTTTCCAAGCGTTTATCGCAGATAAATTTATGGAAAGCGGATTTATGAAGAAGATGACCAGCGTCTATCCAGAAGTCGGGGAAGCGATTCGTGAGCAAGGTATGCGTAACGTAACTGTAATTACCCAAGCGCCTACAGGAAGCACAGGAACGATGGTTGGTACATCGACGGGAATTGAGCCGTATTTTGCCTTTGAATATTTCCGCCAAAGCCGACTTGGCTTCGACAAGCAGTACGTACCGATCGCGCAGGAATGGAAGGATGCACATCCTGATCAAGACCTGCCAGACTATTTCGTAACCTCGATGAGCTTGACGGCGGAAGATCATATTCGTGCGCAAGCGGCTATCCAAACATGGGTGGACAGCTCGATTTCGAAGACGGCGAATTGCCCGTCTGACTTCACGGTAGAAGAAACGAAACGACTGTACGAACTGGCGTTCGATCTGGGTTGTAAAGGTGTGACCATCTATCGCGATGGCAGTCGTGATGTTCAAGTGTTGAGCACAAGCTCAGATAAGAAGGAAGAAACGAAAGTGGAGACTCAACCAGAAGTTGCTCCAGTAGCTGTCGCGGCAGAGGCTTTGGTGGAAAATGAAAGCTTCACTTCTATTTCTAGCAAACTAGCCGTGAATGTGGATGCGAAGACGGAGCAGGTCTTCGACAAGCAGTACAAACGCCGTCCGCAAATTCTGCGCGGCGCTACGTATAAAGTGAATACACCTTTCGGGATGGCGTACATCACAATCAATGATATGAACGGAACGCCGAGCGAGATTTTTCTTAACGTAGGAAAGGCAGGGTCCGACGTGTTCGCGATGTCCGAGGCACTCGGCCGCGTGTGCTCCTTGTTCTTGCGCTATGGCGATCACGGTGACAAAGTGAAGCTGCTCGTGAAGCACTTGAAAGGTATTGGCGGCTCCGGCGCCATTGGTTTTGGAAACAACCGCGTCGAGTCAATCGCAGACGCGGTGGCAAAAGCGCTCGAGCAGCACGACGAAGTGATGAGCGAGCCTGACGACGCGCGGAACTACGTGACCGCGACGAGTGAGGTGCTTGAGGCGGCGCCTGCGGCGGCTGTCGCCGCGTATAGCGGGCACGCGGCTTCGAACGCGACGAGTGTCGCGTCGAAGGACCTGTGCACAGCGTGCGGTTCCGCTTCGCTGGTGAACAGCGAAGGGTGCAAGAACTGTGTCAACTGCGGATACAGCAGATGTTCGTAG
- the dat gene encoding D-amino-acid transaminase — protein MYFFKNEFVDAKDVQISPDDRGYYFGDGIYEVFRVYQGQLYECEAHMQRLLRTAAEVRLQLPYSNEAFVQILNELIQKNGLNEGTIYLQITRGEAPRAHPFPTQAEPIVLAYSNEVKRPLATIENGIKAVTQPDIRWLRCDLKTLNLLPNVLAKQAALDHGVQEVVLHREGTVTECSASNLMIVKNQTLYTHPANHLILHGITRAVVLRIAHTLGIPVKEEAFTTGQLLLADEAFITGTTVEITPLLEIDGQAIGTGAPGPLTQTLQREFEKTFLN, from the coding sequence ATGTATTTTTTCAAAAATGAATTCGTTGACGCGAAGGACGTTCAAATTTCACCTGACGATCGCGGCTATTATTTCGGTGACGGCATTTACGAAGTATTTCGCGTGTATCAAGGTCAGCTTTATGAGTGTGAAGCTCATATGCAGCGATTACTGCGCACGGCGGCTGAAGTACGTCTGCAACTGCCTTATTCCAATGAAGCTTTCGTACAAATCCTGAATGAATTGATTCAAAAGAATGGCCTCAACGAGGGCACGATTTATTTGCAAATCACCCGTGGTGAGGCACCTCGCGCACATCCTTTCCCGACACAGGCGGAGCCGATTGTTCTTGCCTATAGCAACGAAGTGAAGCGCCCGTTAGCCACTATTGAGAACGGCATCAAAGCTGTTACCCAACCCGACATTCGCTGGCTGCGCTGCGATCTCAAGACCTTGAATCTGCTCCCCAACGTTCTCGCCAAACAAGCTGCGCTTGATCATGGTGTGCAAGAAGTTGTGCTCCATCGTGAAGGCACGGTGACAGAATGCAGCGCATCGAATCTGATGATTGTGAAAAACCAGACCCTCTACACGCATCCTGCGAATCACTTGATTTTGCATGGCATTACAAGGGCCGTTGTCTTACGAATCGCGCATACACTGGGCATTCCGGTTAAAGAAGAAGCTTTTACCACGGGGCAGCTGCTTCTGGCGGATGAAGCGTTTATCACAGGGACTACCGTAGAAATCACACCGCTGCTCGAAATCGATGGACAAGCCATTGGCACTGGCGCACCTGGTCCTTTAACCCAAACGCTGCAACGTGAGTTCGAGAAAACTTTTCTAAATTGA
- a CDS encoding ABC transporter substrate-binding protein, with translation MLKKKAVLSFVLTAALMVVAGCGQKSEPTPAAGGAASAKPAASASAQKTYKLAISQIVEHPSLDATRQGFLAALKDAGIVEGTNLKVDFNNAQGDQPNNLSIAQKIASADYDLVLGIATPSAQAVVQQVKKAPILFAAVTDPVAAKIVPNADKPGGNVSGASDTNPMAVAQLMDFVAANMPKVKTVGLVINEGEPNAVIMAKNAEQSLSKHGIKLIKAPVTNTSEVKQAAQSLVGRADAFLITLDNTVVSGVDGIIQVANEKKIPFFSSDRDTVEKGAFATVGFKYYDHGYQVGQMAVDILKNGKKPGDMKVTVPDKMDLILNLKAAKAQGIEVTDAMKNAVKDKDKNIIQ, from the coding sequence ATGTTGAAAAAGAAAGCGGTCTTATCATTCGTTTTAACAGCAGCACTAATGGTTGTAGCAGGCTGTGGGCAGAAGTCTGAACCAACACCTGCAGCAGGAGGAGCAGCATCAGCAAAACCAGCGGCTTCAGCTTCCGCCCAAAAAACGTACAAACTTGCGATCTCGCAAATTGTGGAACATCCTTCGTTGGATGCAACACGTCAAGGCTTCCTTGCTGCACTGAAGGATGCCGGCATCGTGGAAGGCACCAATTTGAAAGTCGATTTCAACAATGCGCAAGGCGATCAACCTAATAACTTATCCATTGCTCAAAAAATAGCTTCCGCTGACTACGATCTTGTACTCGGGATTGCAACTCCTTCCGCGCAAGCAGTCGTACAGCAAGTGAAGAAAGCTCCAATTCTTTTCGCTGCGGTAACAGATCCCGTTGCAGCCAAAATCGTGCCAAATGCAGACAAGCCAGGCGGCAATGTTTCTGGAGCTTCAGATACGAACCCAATGGCGGTTGCTCAATTGATGGATTTTGTAGCTGCTAACATGCCTAAAGTGAAAACTGTTGGCCTTGTCATTAATGAAGGTGAGCCGAATGCGGTCATTATGGCGAAAAATGCAGAGCAATCACTAAGCAAACATGGCATTAAGCTCATTAAAGCGCCTGTTACGAACACATCGGAAGTGAAGCAAGCTGCACAATCCCTAGTAGGACGCGCAGATGCCTTCTTGATTACCTTAGATAACACCGTTGTTAGCGGCGTGGATGGTATCATTCAAGTTGCCAATGAAAAGAAAATCCCTTTCTTCTCGAGCGATCGCGATACCGTTGAAAAAGGGGCTTTTGCTACCGTTGGTTTCAAATACTATGACCATGGTTACCAAGTAGGTCAAATGGCAGTCGACATTCTCAAAAACGGCAAAAAGCCAGGTGACATGAAAGTAACCGTACCTGACAAAATGGATCTGATCCTGAACCTGAAAGCCGCTAAAGCGCAAGGAATCGAAGTCACAGATGCGATGAAAAACGCAGTCAAAGATAAAGACAAAAACATCATTCAGTAA